A genomic window from bacterium includes:
- a CDS encoding MFS transporter — protein sequence MTLAEQRVTRRTWVPRGLWPLWAAGLISTAGDSLHQVAIMWLIYELTGSKIATGLIGMAQYLPSVIFGVFAGALVDRMDRKRVMIFSDAARVALVALIPTLYLMGMMTGMLLGLLAFCIALFTTLFYPARESVIPQVVEHEDLTRSSSLLQGSYGFAYFVGPVMAAAMLPWAKISGLFYGDAITFFVSLLFLLKLRPRPLEVTTAPKLAPLQTVREGLSYAHQHGLIRGLLWITAVDNLFIMGPALVGAPLYVRLHLGLGAGAYAATEGAFALGMVAGSFLVHRYASRFPRGKLLLCAIIWDGITFVPFYFTDTLTSTMIWWFIHSIGIPFILVPRATLIQTEVPAHLQGRIFSLVNLTVVGLSAISCSLTGFATELISTEALFAVIGVSAAVVGGIGWAIGDLRRAA from the coding sequence TTGACACTTGCTGAACAACGTGTAACGCGCCGGACGTGGGTTCCACGCGGGCTCTGGCCGCTCTGGGCAGCCGGATTGATTTCCACCGCCGGGGATTCCCTGCACCAGGTGGCGATCATGTGGCTGATCTATGAGCTGACCGGCTCCAAGATCGCCACGGGACTGATTGGCATGGCGCAGTATCTGCCGTCGGTGATCTTCGGCGTTTTCGCCGGCGCGCTGGTGGACCGCATGGATCGCAAGCGCGTGATGATCTTCTCCGATGCCGCGCGGGTGGCGCTGGTGGCCTTGATTCCTACGCTCTATCTGATGGGCATGATGACCGGCATGCTGCTCGGGCTGCTGGCCTTCTGCATTGCACTCTTCACCACCCTGTTTTACCCCGCGCGAGAGTCGGTGATTCCGCAGGTCGTGGAGCACGAAGACCTCACTCGCTCCAGTTCCCTCTTGCAGGGTTCCTATGGCTTTGCCTATTTTGTCGGCCCGGTCATGGCGGCGGCGATGCTCCCGTGGGCAAAAATCAGCGGCTTATTCTACGGCGACGCGATAACCTTTTTCGTGTCGCTGCTTTTTTTGTTGAAGCTGCGTCCTCGTCCGCTCGAAGTGACAACGGCTCCCAAGCTTGCACCATTGCAGACCGTGCGCGAAGGGCTGTCGTATGCTCATCAGCATGGTTTGATTCGCGGCCTGCTGTGGATTACCGCAGTGGATAATCTGTTTATCATGGGTCCCGCGCTGGTCGGCGCGCCGCTGTATGTGCGGCTGCATTTGGGACTCGGCGCGGGTGCGTATGCCGCTACCGAGGGAGCTTTCGCATTGGGCATGGTCGCGGGGAGTTTTCTTGTGCACCGCTACGCCTCCCGGTTTCCACGCGGCAAGTTGCTGCTGTGCGCCATCATCTGGGACGGCATCACCTTTGTGCCGTTTTATTTCACCGACACGCTCACCTCAACGATGATCTGGTGGTTCATCCACAGCATCGGCATCCCCTTCATCCTCGTCCCCCGCGCCACGCTGATTCAGACCGAAGTCCCCGCTCATTTGCAGGGTCGGATCTTCAGCCTCGTCAATCTCACCGTCGTCGGCCTCTCCGCCATCAGTTGCTCCCTCACCGGCTTCGCCACCGAACTGATCTCCACCGAAGCCCTCTTCGCCGTCATCGGCGTGAGTGCTGCGGTTGTAGGCGGGATTGGCTGGGCGATTGGAGACTTGCGGAGAGCGGCCTAA
- a CDS encoding D-2-hydroxyacid dehydrogenase produces the protein MSHTVRENETITIVSFASQNPERQAELKSGVERVLSGRPHNLHFSRDEASAMADLREAQILLTYRQRFVEALVHAAPNLRWVHVGDAGVEQCFFPAFLERGAVLTNSSGIHGQYMSEWTLAMLLYISQRLAEVEAWRADHDWKRHKDPIVTSRFLIEGKKALIVGYGEIGKAVAQKLLALGVACEGIVSRFRPAAIPLHTTRKLPEILRYFDIVVIATPLTPETENLFNRDMLQRMKPGSILVNLARGKVTDEAALMEVLRNGPLAYAALDVFAEEPLPAESPLFAIPNLVMTPHISGNFPEYTQRVHDLFLQNLERFANGKPLLHVVDRAKGY, from the coding sequence GTGTCCCATACAGTTAGAGAGAACGAGACGATCACCATCGTCTCGTTTGCGTCACAGAATCCCGAACGGCAGGCGGAATTGAAGAGCGGGGTAGAGAGGGTCTTGAGTGGCCGCCCGCACAATCTGCATTTTTCCCGCGACGAAGCCTCTGCCATGGCCGATCTGCGCGAGGCCCAGATTCTGCTCACGTACCGCCAGCGGTTTGTAGAGGCGCTGGTTCACGCGGCGCCGAATCTTCGCTGGGTGCACGTGGGCGACGCGGGAGTGGAGCAGTGCTTCTTCCCGGCGTTTCTTGAACGCGGCGCGGTGCTCACCAATTCCAGCGGCATTCACGGGCAGTACATGTCCGAGTGGACCCTCGCCATGCTGCTCTACATTTCGCAGCGTCTCGCCGAAGTGGAGGCCTGGCGCGCCGATCACGACTGGAAGCGGCACAAGGACCCCATCGTCACCAGCCGTTTTCTGATCGAAGGCAAGAAGGCGTTGATCGTCGGCTACGGAGAAATTGGCAAGGCCGTCGCACAGAAGCTGCTGGCTTTGGGTGTGGCCTGCGAAGGCATCGTCTCCCGTTTCCGGCCTGCGGCTATCCCCCTGCATACCACGCGGAAGTTGCCCGAAATCCTTCGTTACTTCGACATCGTAGTCATCGCGACACCGCTTACGCCGGAAACGGAGAACCTCTTCAACCGGGACATGCTGCAGCGCATGAAACCCGGATCGATTCTGGTGAACCTCGCGCGGGGCAAAGTCACCGACGAAGCCGCGCTGATGGAGGTGTTGCGGAATGGTCCCTTAGCTTACGCCGCGCTGGACGTTTTTGCCGAGGAGCCGCTCCCTGCCGAGTCGCCTCTCTTTGCCATTCCCAATCTGGTGATGACACCGCACATCTCCGGCAACTTTCCGGAATACACTCAGCGCGTGCATGACCTCTTCCTCCAGAACCTCGAGCGCTTTGCAAACGGCAAGCCGCTGCTGCATGTGGTAGACCGGGCGAAAGGCTACTGA
- a CDS encoding S8/S53 family peptidase, translated as MLIRRLPALSALALLLMVCTAHAADDTARYWVYLRDKGLSPAERQLALQQAEQTLTPRALARRIKNHVPLADNYDLPVSARYVEQIRSTGARIRTVSPWLNAVSIEATPQQFAAIREMDGVQTLEQFHLRKTGMNEHPTRAQGTLDDPNYGLSLHQYAMSHIPELHHRGLSGRGVLICFLDTGYELYHRAFDSLHVVAKYDFIHRDTTVQDVAGEDSAGQSGHGTGTLSVCGGYRDSMLVGPAFGADFLCAKTEWVPTETHAEEDYYVEALHWADSLGADITSSSLGYIGEAPDFWYPFPDLNGHTATTTRGLEVAAAHGILCVTAAGNERFSSWNHIVTPADADSILAVGAVDTTGEIAGFSSPGPTGDGRIKPDISAQGTWVLWAEAHTQDNYGFAAGTSLSTPIVSGAAALIMEAHPTWTAQMVRHAMMQTASMADSANNDFGWGIMNALAAADYIFDAVPVTPNPVPNSPVLLSTYPNPVNGTATLTLTLPSNGSGRLTVYDVLGREAFTWPQTKWAAGEQHLALNTEGFTTGIYFVRFEGTAGHAIQKMVILK; from the coding sequence ATCTCCGCGACAAAGGGCTCTCCCCCGCCGAGCGGCAGTTGGCCCTGCAGCAGGCAGAACAGACTCTCACTCCGCGCGCGCTTGCGCGGCGGATCAAGAATCATGTTCCGCTGGCCGATAACTATGATCTTCCGGTCAGCGCCCGCTATGTGGAGCAGATACGGTCTACGGGCGCACGAATCCGCACGGTGAGCCCGTGGCTGAATGCCGTCAGCATTGAGGCGACGCCCCAACAGTTTGCCGCAATCCGGGAAATGGACGGCGTGCAGACCCTCGAGCAGTTCCATCTGCGAAAGACCGGCATGAATGAGCATCCGACGCGCGCGCAAGGGACGCTTGATGATCCGAATTACGGGCTTTCGCTGCATCAATACGCAATGTCGCATATTCCGGAGTTGCATCACCGCGGGCTCTCCGGACGTGGCGTCCTGATCTGCTTCCTCGATACCGGCTACGAACTGTATCACCGCGCCTTTGATAGTCTGCACGTCGTGGCAAAGTACGATTTTATTCACCGCGACACTACCGTTCAAGATGTGGCCGGCGAAGACAGCGCAGGACAAAGCGGCCACGGCACGGGAACACTGTCGGTGTGCGGCGGCTATCGCGACAGCATGCTGGTGGGTCCGGCCTTCGGCGCCGATTTTCTCTGCGCCAAAACCGAATGGGTGCCGACGGAGACGCACGCTGAAGAAGATTACTATGTGGAGGCGCTGCACTGGGCGGACAGCCTGGGCGCGGATATCACCTCGTCAAGCCTCGGCTACATCGGCGAAGCACCGGATTTCTGGTACCCGTTTCCTGACCTGAACGGCCATACCGCCACCACCACGCGCGGTCTCGAAGTCGCCGCGGCGCACGGAATATTGTGCGTCACCGCCGCCGGCAATGAACGGTTTTCCTCCTGGAATCATATCGTCACGCCGGCGGACGCGGATTCGATTCTGGCAGTCGGCGCGGTGGACACCACGGGGGAAATCGCCGGGTTTTCCTCGCCCGGTCCGACCGGAGATGGCCGCATCAAACCGGACATTTCCGCGCAGGGAACATGGGTACTGTGGGCAGAGGCCCACACGCAGGACAACTACGGCTTTGCCGCGGGAACATCTTTGTCGACACCGATTGTCTCCGGCGCAGCGGCGCTGATTATGGAAGCGCATCCGACATGGACGGCGCAGATGGTGCGCCATGCGATGATGCAAACCGCCTCCATGGCCGATAGCGCGAATAATGATTTCGGCTGGGGAATCATGAATGCCCTCGCCGCGGCGGATTACATCTTCGATGCGGTTCCCGTCACGCCCAATCCCGTTCCGAACTCGCCGGTGCTTCTGTCCACCTATCCCAATCCGGTCAATGGCACGGCGACACTCACGCTCACGCTGCCCAGCAACGGCAGCGGCAGACTAACCGTCTATGATGTTCTCGGACGCGAGGCGTTCACCTGGCCGCAAACAAAATGGGCTGCCGGAGAGCAGCACCTTGCCTTGAATACCGAAGGCTTTACGACAGGAATTTACTTCGTAAGATTCGAAGGAACGGCAGGACACGCCATTCAGAAAATGGTCATTCTGAAATAG